A region of Benincasa hispida cultivar B227 unplaced genomic scaffold, ASM972705v1 Contig159, whole genome shotgun sequence DNA encodes the following proteins:
- the LOC120068952 gene encoding uncharacterized protein LOC120068952, giving the protein MDENGGIKLSGIRHIVRLKETFQHWQGVTVCPKSKAAAHENGSQNQNQNQNHGILSPAINKRLTNVLCCDSDEESCQSPEHPPDVPKGYLAVYVGPELRRFIIPTSYLSHSVFKVLLEKAEEEFGFDHSGGLTFPCEIETFKYLLQCMESQQKDHPDDDTTAESSLTMEG; this is encoded by the exons ATGGATGAAAATGGTGGGATCAAGTTGAGTGGAATCCGCCATATTGTGAGGCTGAAAGAGACTTTCCAACACTGGCAAGGCGTCACAGTTTGCCCGAAATCCAAAGCAGCAGCCCATGAAAATGGAagccaaaatcaaaatcaaaatcaaaatcatggGATCCTTTCACCAGCAATCAACAAAAGGCTGACGAATGTGTTGTGTTGTGATTCGGATGAGGAGAGCTGCCAGAGCCCTGAGCATCCACCCGATGTCCCGAAAGGGTACTTGGCTGTTTATGTTGGGCCGGAGCTTCGGAGGTTTATCATTCCCACCAGCTATCTTAGTCATTCGGTGTTCAAGGTGTTGCTGGAAAAGGCAGAGGAGGAGTTTGGATTCGATCATTCCGGCGGGCTCACATTTCCTTGCGAGATCGAGACCTTCAAATACCTTCTCCAGTGCATGGAGAGCCAGCAGAAGGATCATCCTGATGACGACACCACAG CTGAGAGTTCTTTGACCATGGAAGGATAA